The sequence GTGTCGATCCGGCCCGGAGCCACCGTATTGACCCGGATGCCGTACGGGGCAAGCTCCTCCGCCAGCGTCTTGCCGAGTCCGGCTACGCCGGTCCGCATCACATTGGAGAGGGTCAGCCCGGGGATAGGCTGCTTGACCGAGGACGAAGCCAGATTGACGATGGCGCCGCCCTGCTCCTTCAGATGCGGAAGCGCGCCCTGAACAAGACGGACTACGCTCAGGACGTTAAGCTCATAGGCGTACTGCCAGTCTTCTTCTTTGAGCGACTCGAAGTTGCCTGCGGGAGGACCGCCCGCATTGGTGACCAGAACGTGCAGCCCGCCAAAAGCGGAGACCGTTTCTTCTACGCAGCGGGACAGGTCCGATGCGGAGCAGACGTCGGCCTTAAGGCCGAGCGCGGGCATTCCCGTCTCGGCGGTGATTTCCGCAGCCACTTCTTTAGCCTCCGCGCCATTTCGGCTGAACAGCGCGACCTTCGCTCCGCCGTGCGCCAGCTCGAACGCCACGGCGCGGCCGAGCCCCTTGCTTGCCGCCGCTACCAGCGCGGTCTTCCCTGCGAATTGTCCGCTCATGCGTTAACCCCCTTCGCCAGGGTCAACTCACGCGGCAGCTTGGTGAGCACTTCGCAGCCGGTTTCCGTCACCAAAATCGTCTCGCTGAATCCGACGCCGTAGCGGTTCGGAACGCGAAGCGCCGGCGGGATGTGGAACACCATGCCCGGCAGTAGTACACGCGAATCGTCCCGCTGGAGGCTCATAATATGGCCTTCGCCCCAGTCCGGCGCAAAAGCGACGCCAATCGAGTAGCCGGTGCGCTTGCGGAACTGCTCGTACAGTCCAGCACGCTCAATCGTTCCCCGGCAGGCTTCGTCAACCTCTCCGGCGGTAACGCCCGGACGGATGGCTTCGAGCGCGGCGTTCAAGGAGGCGATACACACCTCGGTCACCCGTTTGATTTCATCGGTTGGCGTGCCGGTATAGGCAGCCCGCATCAGCGCGCCGTGGTACCGGTTGCGTGCGCCCGCCACTTCCAGCAGAAGCGTCTCTCCGTCGCCGATAACCTTGTGCCCCCATGCGGCATGCATGTTGCCCGAACGGTAACCGGAGGAGATGAACGGCTCCATCCCCAAATACTCGCCCCCGGCCAAGATCATGCCGGAGAACATAGCTGCGGCAGCCTCGTCTTCATTCACTCCCGCCCGGATCGCATCAAGCCCCGCCTGCATCGAGCTGTCGGCCACGGCACAGGCTTCGCGGATGTATGCAATTTCCGCCGGAGATTTGATGACCCGGAACGCTTCAACCGTCCCTTGGGCATCCATGAGCCGGAAATCGCCAAGCATTTTCTCAAGCTTCTGGTAATTGCGGACGGGCAGGAACCAGGAGCCCGTCTCCAGGCCAATCGTACCGGGAGCGATGCCGATCTCTCTGACCGTATCGGCAGTCAGGGCGACCGGATCATTCGTATCGTCATACGTTCTGACCTGGCTTTCGGGCAGCCAGCTGTAGGTCTGAACGTTGGAAAGCTCGCCCCTGCGAAGCACGAGCACCGGATCGCCGTAAGCCGGCACGACCAGGCATTGGTACATATAATAGCCCGGACTTTGGTAGCCGGTCAGATAAAAAATATTTTCAGGGGTGTGAATCAGCATCCCGTTCAGCCCCTTTAGTCCGAGCTCGCGTTGTACATTTTGAAGACGGGTATTAAATTCATCCCTGGAAAATACCAATGATGTGGCGCTCAATAGTGTCTACCCCTTTCCCTGAACTCATCGTTTTCAAGCCTGATAGCCGTAAGTATCCATTCTTAAATCCCTTAAATATGGTGTGAGCTTGGAGCATTCGTCCGCTTCATCCAGATCGATCTCCAGCACCTGCATGTCCTCTTCATTCAAATGGCCGCTGACGATGAGCTCGCCTTTTGGATTCGCCAGCTTGTTGTTGCCGAACAGCCGCAGACCGCCGCCCACGCCGTTGATGCCTGCCACAAAGCAGGTATTTTCTAGCGCCCTTGCCGGAAAATAAATATCCCATCTGTGCTTGTCTTCAATCGAAAAAGCGGATGGAGTCACGATCAGCTTCACCCCTTGCAGAGCAAGGGTGCGCGCCGCCTCCGGGAACCCCGCATCGTAACAAATGAGGACGCCGAGCTTGCCAAAATCGAGCTGATACGGTGAACAAACGTCACCGGGTTCAAAATATTTTCGCTCGTCCTCCCAGAGATGAACCTTGCTGTACGTACCCGCGACGGCTCCACTTCGGTCAATAATAACGGCACCATTGGCGATCCCGCCTTCACTCCGTTTAAGGGCCATCGGGAGCACGATGTTGATGCTATGCTTCTCGGCGGCTCCCCGGAATGCCCGAACGGTTGAACCACCGGTATCCTCGGCCAGCTCATGATAACGGTCGCCGATGACGTCGGTATCGTACCCGGTGACGAACAGTTCCGGGAACACGATCAGATCGGCGCCCTGCCGCGAGGCCTGTTCAACGAACTCCAGACCTTTCCGGACATTCGCGGCAACATCCATCAGCGCGCTTTCGAACTGCACCAGCGCCAGTTTAACGGTTGCCAAGCGTCTTCCCCCTTTAAGCGTGAATTCCTCAGTTCAAACCGCTGATACACAGCCCTTGTCCCGTCAGTACTGCGTAATCTGGTTAAGGAACTGCGTCAGGCGGGGATGCTTGCCGGCTTCCTCCATCTTCGATGAAGGGAGGTCTTCGACAACCTTTCCCTGATCCATAAAGATGATACGGTCGCCTACCCGGCGGGCGAATTCCATTTCATGCGTAACGATGACGACGGTCATCCCGTCTCTGGCGAGATCCGAGATCACGTCCAGGACCTCCGCCGTCATCTCGGGATCAAGCGCCGAGGTCGGCTCGTCGAACAGCATCAGCTTCGGATTCATGGCCAGCGCCCGCGCAATGGCGATGCGCTGCTGCTGCCCTCCAGACAGCTGCTCCGGATAATGCTCCGCCCGGTCTTTCAGACGTACCCGCTCCAGCAATTGAACCGCGCGCGCCCGGACCACATGTTCTTTTTCCCCGCGCACCACTTTCGGAGCCAGCATAATATTCTGGATCGCGTTCAGGTGCTGGAACAGATCGAATGATTGAAAAACCATCCCGATCTCCGCCCGCGCATGCCGCGATCCGTTAACATCCTGTCCGTTGTACAGGATCTGTCCCCCCTCGATGGACTCAAGCCCCGCCATGCATCTCAGCAGCGTAGACTTGCCGGAGCCGGAAGGTCCGATAATAACCACTCGCTCGCCCTCACGGATATCGAGGGAGACCTCTTTTAGGATCGGATCACCATGGTATTGCTTGGACACCTGCTCGATTTGCAACACAATGTTCGACCTCCTTTCCGTTTTTCAAGCTATAGGATTGACTTCCCGCGGTTGACCAGCGAGGACAGCAGGGGCTTGCGGGTCCGCGAACGGGTAATATCCATCCGCCGCTCCAGGTAAGACTGTACAAGCGTGAACAGCGCCGTGAAGGCAAGGTAATAAATGACGGCCGCGATCAGCGTATCGACATAATCAAAGTTGGCGCTGGCGGTCTGCTGAGCGGTCAGCAGCAGATCGGTATAGCCTACGACCGAGGCCATCGCCGAGGTCTTCAGCATGCCGATGAACTGGTTGGCCGTCGGCGGTACGATGACGCGAAAAGCCTGGGGAAGCACGACGTATCTCATCCGCTGCCAGCTGTTCATTCCGAG is a genomic window of Paenibacillus durus ATCC 35681 containing:
- a CDS encoding SDR family oxidoreductase, whose amino-acid sequence is MSGQFAGKTALVAAASKGLGRAVAFELAHGGAKVALFSRNGAEAKEVAAEITAETGMPALGLKADVCSASDLSRCVEETVSAFGGLHVLVTNAGGPPAGNFESLKEEDWQYAYELNVLSVVRLVQGALPHLKEQGGAIVNLASSSVKQPIPGLTLSNVMRTGVAGLGKTLAEELAPYGIRVNTVAPGRIDTDRVRSLDRIRADKAGVTPEAIKAQSEKQIPLGRYGQPDEFARVVAFLCSDGASYVTGQTLLVDGGMVKSL
- a CDS encoding M24 family metallopeptidase; the encoded protein is MSATSLVFSRDEFNTRLQNVQRELGLKGLNGMLIHTPENIFYLTGYQSPGYYMYQCLVVPAYGDPVLVLRRGELSNVQTYSWLPESQVRTYDDTNDPVALTADTVREIGIAPGTIGLETGSWFLPVRNYQKLEKMLGDFRLMDAQGTVEAFRVIKSPAEIAYIREACAVADSSMQAGLDAIRAGVNEDEAAAAMFSGMILAGGEYLGMEPFISSGYRSGNMHAAWGHKVIGDGETLLLEVAGARNRYHGALMRAAYTGTPTDEIKRVTEVCIASLNAALEAIRPGVTAGEVDEACRGTIERAGLYEQFRKRTGYSIGVAFAPDWGEGHIMSLQRDDSRVLLPGMVFHIPPALRVPNRYGVGFSETILVTETGCEVLTKLPRELTLAKGVNA
- a CDS encoding nitrilase-related carbon-nitrogen hydrolase → MATVKLALVQFESALMDVAANVRKGLEFVEQASRQGADLIVFPELFVTGYDTDVIGDRYHELAEDTGGSTVRAFRGAAEKHSINIVLPMALKRSEGGIANGAVIIDRSGAVAGTYSKVHLWEDERKYFEPGDVCSPYQLDFGKLGVLICYDAGFPEAARTLALQGVKLIVTPSAFSIEDKHRWDIYFPARALENTCFVAGINGVGGGLRLFGNNKLANPKGELIVSGHLNEEDMQVLEIDLDEADECSKLTPYLRDLRMDTYGYQA
- a CDS encoding amino acid ABC transporter ATP-binding protein — protein: MLQIEQVSKQYHGDPILKEVSLDIREGERVVIIGPSGSGKSTLLRCMAGLESIEGGQILYNGQDVNGSRHARAEIGMVFQSFDLFQHLNAIQNIMLAPKVVRGEKEHVVRARAVQLLERVRLKDRAEHYPEQLSGGQQQRIAIARALAMNPKLMLFDEPTSALDPEMTAEVLDVISDLARDGMTVVIVTHEMEFARRVGDRIIFMDQGKVVEDLPSSKMEEAGKHPRLTQFLNQITQY